A window from Equus caballus isolate H_3958 breed thoroughbred chromosome 8, TB-T2T, whole genome shotgun sequence encodes these proteins:
- the CCDC92 gene encoding coiled-coil domain-containing protein 92, with amino-acid sequence MAATNLENQLHSAQKNLLFLQREHASTLKGLHAEIRRLQQHCTDLTYELTLKSSEQTGDGSSRSSELKKRCEELEAQLKLKEDENNELLKELEQKNAMIAVLENTIKEREKKYLEELKVKSHKLSMLSSELEQRAGTIAYLTAQLHAAKRKLLSSSGTSDGSPSGSPVLASYRPAPPKDKLPETPRRRMKKSLSAPLHPEFEEVYRFGAESRKLLLREPVDAMPDPTPFLLARESAEVHLIKERPLVIPPIASERSSGEQHSPAREKQHKAHVGVAHRIHHGAPPQAQPEVETLAVDQVNGGNVVRKHSGTDRTV; translated from the exons ATGGCAGCCACGAACCTGGAGAACCAGCTGCACAGTGCGCAGAAGAACCTCTTGTTCCTGCAGCGGGAGCACGCCAGCACGCTCAAGGGGCTGCACGCGGAGATCAGGCGGCTGCAGCAGCACTGCACAG ATTTAACGTATGAGCTGACACTCAAAAGTTCGGAACAGACAG GAGATGGATCTTCTAGAAGCAGTGAACTAAAGAAAAGATGTGAAGAACTGGAAGCTCAGCTGAAACTCAAGGAGGACGAAAACAATGAGCTGCTGAAAGAACTGGAGCAGAAGAACGCGATGATCGCGGTGCTGGAGAACACCAtcaaggagagggagaagaagtaCCTGGAGGAGCTCAAGGTGAAGAGCCACAAGCTGAGCATGCTGTCCAGCGAGCTGGAGCAGCGCGCCGGCACCATCGCCTACCTGACGGCCCAGCTGCACGCCGCCAAGCGGAAGCTGCTGAGCTCCAGCGGCACCTCCGACGGCAGCCCGTCCGGGAGCCCCGTGCTGGCCAGCTACAGGCCAGCGCCCCCCAAGGACAAGCTGCCCGAAACGCCCCGCCGCCGCATGAAAAAGAGCCTGTCCGCCCCCCTGCACCCTGAATTTGAGGAAGTCTACAGATTTGGGGCCGAGAGCCGCAAACTACTTTTGCGGGAGCCCGTGGATGCCATGCCTGACCCCACGCCGTTCCTGCTGGCCAGGGAGTCAGCCGAGGTCCACCTCATCAAGGAGAGGCCCCTGGTCATACCCCCCATCGCTTCTGAACGCAGCTCGGGCGAGCAGCACAGCCCGGCCCGCGAGAAGCAGCACAAGGCCCACGTGGGCGTGGCACACCGCATCCACCACGGCGCCCCGCCGCAGGCCCAGCCCGAGGTGGAGACGCTGGCGGTGGACCAGGTGAACGGAGGCAACGTCGTGAGGAAGCACTCAGGGACGGACAGAACTGTGTGA